In Streptomyces sp. P3, one DNA window encodes the following:
- a CDS encoding LCP family protein, whose amino-acid sequence MTTKRNLLPRRLAIPSIVLAATGALLGSSSLPGREHAPRAMNVLLMGTDERNTISVGEKHAFHAGGQACGCTDVLMLIHLSARRDRVSVIGLPRDSWAHIPQYRDANGRQREAHPAKINAAFQEGGPELAVRTVEAMTALSVDRFIQVDFRRFMDSVDEVGGVEVCTPRRLTDSATKMDLEPGKHRLGGGQSLQYVRSRHVDTSADLGRIQRQQRFLVQALRKLQERELLADPRRTLHLVRTLLGDGRQGFSLNELAREAAALRRLPNAATEFVTVPIAGFAPASLGIGSALAWDDRKADALFTKLREDRPLVAPGRNPEPKDPPTVVGSTVPVRGSTYACR is encoded by the coding sequence GTGACGACGAAGAGAAACCTTTTGCCACGCCGGCTGGCGATTCCCTCAATCGTCCTGGCAGCCACGGGCGCACTGCTCGGCAGTTCCTCGCTCCCCGGCCGGGAACACGCCCCGCGCGCCATGAACGTCCTGCTGATGGGCACCGACGAACGGAACACCATCTCCGTCGGCGAGAAGCACGCGTTCCACGCGGGCGGTCAGGCCTGTGGCTGCACCGACGTCCTGATGCTGATCCATCTCTCCGCGCGGCGGGACCGCGTCAGCGTGATCGGTCTGCCCCGCGACTCGTGGGCGCACATCCCGCAGTACCGCGACGCCAACGGCAGACAGCGCGAGGCACATCCGGCGAAGATCAACGCGGCGTTCCAGGAAGGCGGTCCGGAGCTGGCCGTCAGGACCGTCGAGGCCATGACCGCGCTGAGCGTCGACCGGTTCATCCAGGTGGACTTCCGGCGGTTCATGGACTCCGTGGACGAGGTCGGAGGCGTCGAGGTGTGCACGCCACGGCGTCTGACGGACTCCGCGACCAAGATGGACCTCGAACCGGGCAAGCACCGGCTCGGCGGCGGGCAGTCGTTGCAGTACGTGCGCTCGCGGCATGTCGACACCAGCGCCGACCTCGGCCGCATTCAGCGTCAACAGCGCTTTCTGGTCCAGGCGTTGCGCAAGTTGCAGGAGCGCGAACTGCTCGCCGACCCGCGGCGCACCCTGCACCTGGTGCGCACCCTGCTCGGGGACGGCCGGCAGGGGTTCTCGCTGAACGAACTCGCCCGCGAGGCGGCCGCACTGCGCAGGCTGCCGAACGCGGCGACGGAGTTCGTGACCGTGCCCATCGCCGGGTTCGCTCCGGCCTCGCTGGGTATCGGTTCGGCACTGGCCTGGGACGACCGGAAGGCTGACGCGCTCTTCACGAAGTTGCGCGAGGACCGGCCACTGGTCGCGCCGGGCAGGAATCCCGAGCCCAAGGACCCGCCGACCGTTGTCGGCAGCACGGTGCCGGTCCGCGGGAGCACGTACGCGTGCAGGTGA
- a CDS encoding rodlin, translating to MIKKVLAAAAVAASVVGVSAAVASPALAIGNDSGTTSASGNGASQSFGNSATYGNMSPQLALIQGSLNKPCLALPTKINTATTAGTLLQDVPILSSSQNQQCVENSTQAKGDDPLSHLLDDISVLAGNGTGNH from the coding sequence GTGATCAAGAAGGTACTGGCTGCCGCGGCGGTCGCCGCCTCCGTCGTCGGCGTCTCCGCCGCCGTCGCATCCCCGGCGCTCGCCATCGGCAACGACAGCGGCACCACCTCCGCCAGCGGAAACGGCGCCAGCCAGTCGTTCGGCAACTCGGCCACCTACGGCAACATGAGCCCGCAGCTGGCGCTCATCCAGGGCTCCCTCAACAAGCCCTGCCTCGCCCTGCCGACCAAGATCAACACCGCTACGACCGCGGGCACGCTGCTCCAGGACGTTCCGATCCTGTCGTCGTCGCAGAACCAGCAGTGCGTCGAGAACAGCACCCAGGCCAAGGGCGACGACCCGCTGTCGCACCTCCTCGACGACATCTCCGTGCTCGCCGGCAACGGCACGGGCAACCACTGA
- a CDS encoding rodlin: protein MLKKAIAAAAIAASVVGMSAAAAPQALAIGDDSGTTSASGNGASEKFGNSVTKGDKSPQAALVQGSLNKLCAGLPTAANTSTLTGEALLGLQDSPILSSAQNQQCAENSTQAKGDDPLSHILDGISALSGNGMRNG from the coding sequence ATGTTGAAGAAGGCCATTGCAGCTGCGGCGATCGCCGCTTCCGTCGTCGGGATGTCGGCGGCGGCCGCCCCTCAGGCGCTTGCCATCGGTGACGACAGCGGCACCACCTCCGCCAGTGGAAACGGTGCGTCCGAGAAGTTCGGGAACTCCGTGACCAAGGGAGACAAGAGCCCGCAGGCCGCACTGGTCCAGGGCTCGCTCAACAAGCTCTGCGCGGGTCTGCCGACAGCGGCCAATACGAGTACCCTCACCGGTGAAGCGCTGTTGGGCCTCCAGGACTCCCCGATTCTGTCGTCGGCGCAGAACCAGCAGTGTGCCGAGAACAGCACCCAGGCCAAGGGCGACGACCCGCTGTCGCACATCCTGGACGGTATCTCGGCTCTTTCGGGCAACGGGATGCGCAACGGCTGA
- a CDS encoding chaplin, whose translation MKKTAVVVAGLVLSLGAAAPAFADAEANGAAIGSSGFLSGNLVQIPTHTQTNVCGNSFGLFSLLSPNVGTVCVNG comes from the coding sequence ATGAAGAAGACCGCTGTCGTCGTTGCGGGGCTGGTCCTTTCGCTCGGAGCTGCCGCGCCGGCCTTCGCCGACGCTGAGGCCAACGGTGCAGCCATCGGTTCGTCCGGTTTCCTCTCCGGCAACCTGGTCCAGATTCCGACCCACACGCAGACGAATGTCTGTGGCAATTCGTTCGGGCTTTTCAGCCTGCTGAGCCCGAACGTCGGAACCGTCTGCGTCAACGGCTGA
- a CDS encoding chaplin family protein: MRRTLSRGMVAAAAATSILSLYGGGYALADANAEGAANGSPGALSGNHAEAPLHVPVKVCGKTVDVVAALDPEFGNACAEHFGVGVKRAHGTPHADDAPHATDSGYGKSDDGDSGDGDSAHGESDAEESGHVEPAHVEPAHVEPAHVEPAHVEPAHVEPAHVEPAQGESDDEESVHAEPAQGESDDEESGYGSSGYGHSDQGGHEYGDDCGGYGDTCGGEDHSTPPPSYGEHSTPPPYGGHSKPPSYGEHSTPPPYGGHSKPPSYGEHSTPPPYGGHSKPPSYGEHSTPPPYGGHSKPPSYGEHSTPPPYGEHSTPPPYGGHSTPPGGGHTRPELPHTGSDNAALLAASGISAMLIAGGAVLYRRGRAASRR, translated from the coding sequence TTGCGACGGACCCTGAGCAGGGGAATGGTCGCGGCGGCCGCAGCGACGAGCATCCTGTCCCTGTATGGGGGCGGCTACGCCCTCGCCGACGCGAACGCCGAGGGGGCGGCCAACGGTTCACCGGGGGCCCTGTCGGGCAACCACGCCGAGGCACCGCTGCACGTCCCGGTGAAGGTCTGCGGGAAAACGGTCGACGTCGTCGCCGCGCTTGACCCCGAGTTCGGCAACGCCTGCGCCGAGCACTTCGGCGTCGGCGTGAAACGCGCGCACGGGACACCGCACGCCGACGACGCCCCCCACGCCACGGATTCCGGCTACGGCAAGTCCGACGACGGGGACTCGGGAGACGGGGACTCCGCCCATGGCGAGTCCGACGCCGAAGAGTCCGGCCATGTCGAGCCCGCCCATGTCGAGCCCGCCCATGTCGAGCCCGCCCATGTCGAGCCCGCCCATGTCGAGCCCGCCCATGTCGAGCCCGCCCATGTCGAGCCCGCCCAGGGCGAGTCCGACGACGAAGAATCCGTCCACGCCGAGCCCGCCCAGGGCGAGTCCGACGACGAAGAGTCCGGCTACGGGAGCTCCGGGTACGGCCACTCCGATCAGGGCGGCCACGAGTACGGAGACGACTGCGGTGGCTACGGCGACACGTGCGGCGGCGAAGACCACAGCACGCCGCCTCCGTCGTACGGGGAGCACTCGACGCCGCCGCCGTACGGGGGTCACAGCAAGCCTCCGTCGTACGGGGAGCACTCGACGCCGCCGCCGTACGGGGGTCACAGCAAGCCTCCGTCGTACGGGGAGCACTCGACGCCGCCGCCGTACGGGGGTCACAGCAAGCCTCCGTCGTACGGGGAGCACTCGACGCCGCCGCCGTACGGGGGTCACAGCAAGCCTCCGTCGTACGGGGAGCACTCGACACCTCCGCCGTACGGGGAGCACAGCACACCACCCCCGTACGGCGGGCACAGCACGCCGCCCGGTGGTGGGCACACCAGGCCCGAGCTGCCGCACACCGGCAGCGACAACGCGGCGTTGCTGGCAGCCTCCGGCATCAGCGCGATGCTGATCGCGGGCGGCGCCGTTCTGTACCGGCGAGGCAGGGCCGCCTCCCGGCGGTGA
- a CDS encoding glycoside hydrolase family 26 protein — MAPRQRRARSRRLAVVAAAVAASAALASGPGFAAGAGVARVAAPLAPAPTAPSPAAPQPAVPAPATVPAVPASPAQTPAPPAPPAKAAAPAFGAYLDYGARGVARIAELSAWLGGSDLRVGHTYLPGDQWQNIEGPVGFLDVWADWRREKDDRMLVLNVPMLERNEEGVSDSEVRRLLRQGADGEFDHHFTALAERLVALKVPDTVIVLGWEMNGITYTHRCGPDPAAWKKYWNRIVTAMRAVPGQKFRFDFTPTRGKDAVPWTECYPGDDTVDIIGMDSYDQPTGLSFDEQVSEPYGLQAHVDFAASHGKPVSYPEWGLFRNGDNTEYMRRMIAWMDEHRPVYNTLTDYCPHGVWQCDQNPRSSEVYRSLLSGRTDEPVTEPAAPAPVTDPTTPPATEPPTTDPTGEPPVNCTPMDLGDWVENWLGGKLCIRLGWWSRDA, encoded by the coding sequence ATGGCTCCACGACAGCGACGCGCACGGTCCCGGCGGCTTGCCGTCGTAGCGGCAGCGGTGGCGGCGTCGGCCGCCCTGGCGTCCGGACCTGGATTCGCCGCGGGTGCGGGGGTGGCGCGGGTCGCCGCCCCTCTCGCTCCCGCTCCGACCGCACCGTCGCCCGCCGCGCCCCAACCGGCCGTCCCCGCCCCGGCCACGGTTCCGGCGGTACCGGCGAGCCCGGCGCAGACCCCCGCGCCCCCGGCCCCGCCGGCGAAGGCCGCCGCCCCCGCCTTCGGCGCCTACCTCGACTACGGAGCCCGCGGCGTGGCCCGCATCGCCGAGCTCAGTGCCTGGCTGGGCGGCTCCGACCTGCGCGTCGGCCACACCTACCTGCCGGGCGACCAGTGGCAGAACATCGAGGGCCCGGTCGGCTTCCTCGACGTGTGGGCGGACTGGCGGCGGGAGAAGGACGACCGGATGCTCGTCCTCAACGTGCCCATGCTGGAGCGCAACGAGGAGGGCGTCTCCGACTCCGAGGTGCGCCGGCTGCTGCGGCAGGGCGCGGACGGGGAGTTCGACCACCACTTCACGGCTCTCGCCGAGCGGCTGGTCGCACTGAAGGTGCCGGACACGGTGATCGTGCTCGGCTGGGAGATGAACGGCATCACGTACACCCATCGGTGCGGGCCGGACCCGGCGGCCTGGAAGAAGTACTGGAACAGGATCGTCACCGCCATGCGTGCGGTGCCGGGCCAGAAATTCAGGTTCGACTTCACGCCGACGCGCGGCAAGGACGCCGTCCCGTGGACCGAGTGCTATCCGGGGGACGACACGGTCGACATCATCGGAATGGACTCGTACGACCAGCCGACCGGTCTGTCCTTCGACGAGCAGGTGAGTGAACCCTACGGACTGCAGGCACACGTGGACTTCGCCGCATCCCACGGGAAGCCCGTCTCCTATCCCGAATGGGGACTCTTCCGCAACGGCGACAACACCGAGTACATGCGCCGCATGATCGCCTGGATGGACGAGCACCGGCCGGTGTACAACACGCTGACCGACTACTGCCCGCACGGTGTGTGGCAGTGCGACCAGAACCCGCGGTCGTCCGAGGTCTACCGTTCGCTGCTGTCCGGCCGCACCGACGAACCGGTCACCGAGCCGGCGGCCCCGGCGCCCGTCACCGACCCGACGACCCCGCCTGCCACCGAACCGCCCACCACCGACCCCACCGGCGAACCCCCGGTGAACTGCACGCCGATGGACCTCGGCGACTGGGTCGAGAACTGGCTCGGCGGCAAGCTGTGCATCCGCCTGGGCTGGTGGTCGCGCGACGCGTGA
- a CDS encoding GNAT family N-acetyltransferase, with the protein MKPTFTTEVVTGEQAFAALAPAWNGLYQRCATATPFQSHAWLHSWWLSYGRPGRLRLQLVRDGAELVAVAPLTAVRRPVPALVPLGGAISDYGDVLVDDERGEAAVCALTDALAAAARTALIDFREVRPGGAVESVYEHWRGPRRRVGDSVCLELPAVPMDELVARLPSAKAQRVRAKLRKLTALGVQRQAVRPEEVDAALRRLLKLHRLQWQGRKVTGEHLRDRFCEHLVRSVGPMVRSGDAVVTEFRLDDDVVAVDLTLLSRRLAGGYLYGAHPRLRERKADVAVMLLEACAEHTRDGGRAALSLLRGDEPYKHHWRPEPVVNQRLLLARRRTAPLLSAVACDVAARRRGKDLLLRLEQRRERAGGGGP; encoded by the coding sequence GTGAAGCCGACGTTCACCACCGAGGTCGTCACCGGCGAACAGGCCTTCGCCGCTCTCGCCCCGGCCTGGAACGGGCTGTACCAGCGATGCGCGACGGCCACCCCGTTCCAGAGCCACGCCTGGCTGCACTCGTGGTGGCTCTCGTACGGTCGCCCCGGCCGGCTGCGCCTGCAGCTGGTCCGGGACGGCGCCGAACTCGTGGCCGTCGCCCCACTGACCGCGGTGCGCCGGCCGGTGCCCGCGCTCGTGCCGCTCGGCGGGGCGATCTCCGACTACGGGGACGTCCTGGTCGACGACGAGCGGGGCGAGGCAGCCGTGTGCGCGCTCACCGACGCCCTCGCGGCGGCCGCCCGCACCGCGCTGATCGACTTCCGCGAGGTGCGGCCGGGCGGTGCGGTGGAGAGCGTCTACGAGCACTGGCGCGGGCCGCGGCGGCGGGTCGGCGACTCGGTGTGCCTGGAGCTGCCCGCCGTACCGATGGACGAGCTGGTGGCCCGGCTGCCGTCGGCGAAGGCCCAGCGGGTGCGCGCCAAGCTGCGCAAGCTGACCGCGCTCGGTGTGCAGCGCCAGGCGGTGCGCCCGGAGGAGGTGGACGCGGCGCTGCGACGGCTGCTGAAACTGCACCGGCTGCAGTGGCAGGGGCGCAAGGTGACGGGCGAGCACCTGCGCGACCGGTTCTGCGAGCATCTGGTGCGTTCGGTCGGTCCGATGGTGCGTTCCGGGGACGCGGTGGTCACCGAGTTCCGGCTCGACGACGACGTGGTGGCCGTGGATCTGACGCTGCTGTCACGGCGGCTGGCCGGCGGCTACCTCTACGGCGCCCATCCGCGGCTGCGGGAGCGCAAGGCGGACGTTGCGGTGATGCTGCTGGAGGCGTGCGCCGAGCACACCCGCGACGGCGGGCGCGCCGCGCTGAGTCTGCTGCGCGGCGACGAGCCGTACAAGCACCACTGGCGGCCCGAACCGGTCGTCAACCAGCGGCTGCTGCTGGCCCGTCGGCGTACCGCCCCGCTGCTGTCGGCGGTCGCGTGCGACGTGGCCGCGCGGCGCCGGGGCAAGGATCTGCTGCTCCGGCTGGAGCAGCGGAGGGAGCGGGCCGGTGGCGGCGGTCCCTGA
- a CDS encoding lipopolysaccharide biosynthesis protein, with the protein MTENPRRPAVPRRAKGLPPWALLAAGAVAGGLLGGAYGAVEPPVYTATAYVVAVPTAKSDPASALGFAQAYGRVATQLAVLGDAQVWAGVPARTLQQSVRTATSPDAPMVSITATSPRADLAADMANAVSRSLTQHAKNSQATTNVELQQFARAVKPTGPSSPSPVLTCAVGASAGGLLGGLLLLVRPKRGREVEDARPAAVPGPALAADAHGAL; encoded by the coding sequence ATGACCGAGAACCCTCGCCGTCCCGCCGTCCCGCGCCGCGCCAAGGGGCTCCCGCCCTGGGCCCTGCTCGCGGCCGGCGCCGTCGCCGGCGGCCTGCTCGGCGGCGCCTACGGGGCCGTCGAGCCGCCCGTGTACACGGCCACCGCGTATGTCGTCGCCGTCCCCACGGCGAAGTCCGATCCGGCCTCGGCGCTCGGCTTCGCGCAGGCCTACGGCCGGGTCGCCACCCAGCTCGCGGTGCTCGGGGACGCTCAGGTGTGGGCCGGTGTGCCGGCGAGGACACTCCAGCAGAGCGTGCGGACGGCGACCTCGCCGGACGCCCCGATGGTCTCGATCACGGCGACCTCCCCGCGCGCCGACCTGGCCGCCGACATGGCCAACGCGGTCTCCCGCTCGCTGACCCAGCACGCGAAGAACTCCCAGGCCACCACCAACGTCGAACTCCAGCAGTTCGCCCGCGCGGTGAAGCCGACCGGCCCCTCCTCGCCGTCCCCCGTGCTGACCTGCGCGGTCGGGGCGAGCGCGGGCGGACTGCTCGGCGGACTGCTGCTGCTGGTGCGGCCGAAGCGCGGCCGGGAGGTGGAGGACGCGCGCCCCGCCGCCGTTCCCGGGCCGGCCCTCGCCGCCGACGCCCACGGGGCGCTGTGA
- a CDS encoding glycosyltransferase has protein sequence MKALHIITGLGVGGAEQQLRLLLRHLPVDCEVVTLTNPGPVADGLAEDGVKVVHLGMAGNRDLGALPRLVRVVRSGGYDLVHTHLYRACVYGRLAARLAGVRAVVATEHSLGDSQMEGRPLTSGVRALYLASERLGRTTVAVSPTVADRLRGWGVPEPRIEVVPNGIDLARFRFDPAARLRTRRRLGLPDDARVVGGVGRLTAGKRFDVVIRALAQLPPDHWLLLVGGGPEENVLRRVAQEAGVADRVLFAGERPYVADGSPGPDLPSLACAMDVFVSPSAEETFGLAVVEALASGLPVLYASCPAIERLPAGAAPGARRVTGGAAAFVRALSESRAQPPGPRTAPEAALHYDIARSAAQLMDVYTTTVSGPPLSSSASPTPQGVSSP, from the coding sequence GTGAAGGCGCTGCACATCATCACGGGGCTGGGCGTGGGCGGCGCCGAGCAGCAGTTGCGGCTGCTGCTGCGGCACCTGCCGGTCGACTGCGAGGTGGTGACGCTCACCAACCCGGGGCCGGTGGCCGACGGGCTCGCCGAGGACGGCGTCAAGGTCGTCCATCTGGGCATGGCCGGCAACCGCGACCTGGGCGCGCTGCCGCGGCTGGTCCGGGTCGTCCGCTCCGGGGGCTACGACCTCGTGCACACGCACCTGTACCGGGCCTGCGTCTACGGCCGGCTGGCCGCGCGGCTCGCCGGGGTCCGCGCGGTGGTGGCCACCGAGCACTCTTTGGGCGACTCGCAGATGGAGGGACGGCCGCTGACCTCCGGGGTGCGCGCGCTGTACCTCGCCAGCGAGCGGCTGGGCCGCACCACGGTCGCCGTCTCCCCCACCGTCGCCGACCGGCTGCGCGGCTGGGGCGTGCCGGAACCGCGTATCGAGGTCGTCCCCAACGGCATCGACCTGGCCCGGTTCCGCTTCGATCCGGCGGCCCGTCTGCGCACCCGCAGGCGCCTCGGGCTGCCCGACGACGCCCGGGTGGTGGGCGGCGTGGGACGCCTGACGGCCGGCAAGCGCTTCGACGTCGTCATCCGCGCACTCGCCCAGCTTCCGCCGGACCACTGGCTGCTGCTGGTCGGCGGCGGCCCGGAGGAGAACGTGCTGCGACGTGTCGCACAGGAGGCCGGGGTGGCCGACCGGGTCCTGTTCGCCGGCGAGCGGCCCTACGTCGCGGACGGCTCCCCCGGCCCCGATCTGCCCTCCCTCGCCTGCGCGATGGACGTGTTCGTCTCGCCGTCCGCCGAGGAGACCTTCGGGCTGGCCGTCGTGGAGGCGCTGGCGTCGGGCCTGCCCGTGCTCTACGCCTCCTGTCCCGCGATCGAGCGGTTGCCCGCCGGTGCGGCGCCGGGCGCGCGCCGGGTGACCGGCGGCGCCGCCGCGTTCGTCCGCGCGCTGTCCGAGTCCCGCGCGCAGCCTCCCGGACCACGCACCGCCCCCGAGGCGGCGCTCCACTACGACATCGCCCGCAGCGCCGCCCAGCTCATGGACGTGTACACGACCACCGTTTCCGGACCACCCCTGTCGTCCTCCGCTTCCCCGACACCCCAGGGAGTCAGTTCCCCATGA
- a CDS encoding polysaccharide deacetylase family protein, which translates to MAAPDLSTRAPVPWVAMYHSVSVCSDDPYRITVTPQRLEKQLTWLRRRGLRGVSVAELLAARARGEGRDLVGLTFDDGYADFLTAALPVLRRQGCNATLFVLPGRLGGDNAWDPLGPRKPLLTADDIRRAAGAGVEIGSHGLTHVDLTRADDRTLKAETVESRAALVELLGTEVDGFCYPYGTVDRRAVDAVGEAGYSYACAIDPGPLNGLHALPRVHVGQDDHTVRLFLKYRLHRLRRRPVEGLR; encoded by the coding sequence ATGGCCGCTCCTGACCTCAGCACCCGCGCTCCCGTCCCGTGGGTGGCGATGTACCACTCGGTGAGCGTCTGCTCCGACGATCCCTACCGCATCACGGTGACCCCCCAGCGGTTGGAGAAGCAGCTGACGTGGCTGCGCCGGCGCGGACTGCGCGGCGTCTCCGTGGCCGAGCTGCTGGCCGCCCGCGCCCGGGGCGAGGGCCGCGACCTGGTGGGCCTCACCTTCGACGACGGCTACGCCGACTTCCTCACGGCGGCGCTGCCGGTGCTGCGTCGGCAGGGCTGCAACGCGACCCTGTTCGTGCTGCCCGGCCGGCTCGGCGGCGACAACGCCTGGGATCCGCTGGGTCCGCGCAAACCCCTGCTGACCGCCGACGACATCCGCCGAGCGGCCGGTGCGGGCGTCGAGATCGGCTCGCACGGCCTCACCCACGTCGACCTGACCCGGGCCGACGACCGCACCCTGAAGGCGGAGACGGTCGAGAGCCGCGCCGCCCTCGTCGAGCTCCTCGGGACCGAGGTGGACGGATTCTGCTACCCGTACGGCACGGTCGACCGGCGTGCCGTGGACGCGGTGGGCGAGGCCGGTTACTCCTACGCCTGCGCGATCGACCCCGGCCCGCTGAACGGCCTGCACGCTCTCCCGAGGGTCCATGTCGGGCAGGACGACCACACCGTCCGGCTGTTCCTGAAGTACCGGCTGCACCGGTTGCGCCGGCGACCCGTCGAGGGGCTGCGGTGA
- the murJ gene encoding murein biosynthesis integral membrane protein MurJ: protein MTVTPPRTPRTDGPVSVPPARSAARSGETAPEAAGEAGELPAASSGFLAKAALVTAALSVAGALLGLVRDQALARLFGAGSDTDAFLVAWTVPEFAATLLIEDGLAFALVPAFSMALARRSQGAPGDPVRALVAGTLPRLSLAFVAVGALLVGAAPQVVDVLAPGLPDPALAVDCARLTATCAVTFGLAGYCSAALRAHRRYVAPAAIYVAYNVGIVTGMYVLGGRWGVRSAAAGVAVGGLLMVLVQLPSLVGQLRKGRTAGEASLGQEEPRPLDTALLATVLLFALCRQSQTLIERFLASQLPAGAISHLNYAQKVAQMPMILSVMVCTVTFPVVARALAEGDAERARSRVERDLALASCIVLLGTAAVVACAPQIVELLFQRGAFTARDTAATAGVMRVYALGLLGQTLVGVLVRSYFSGGRGSWYPVGAMAGGIVVTSWVGALSIGPWGVYGIAVANATGITVTALLLLAGMGPRSVPIRVRGVLGELSRPVRAALVATLAGALAAARFDDPVRGLGAGGLAVTVVFLLLGRALGAQGVVSAFRSVRSATRRLCHGRS from the coding sequence ATGACCGTGACGCCTCCTCGGACACCCCGCACGGACGGGCCCGTGTCCGTGCCGCCCGCGCGGTCCGCCGCGCGGTCCGGGGAGACGGCCCCCGAGGCTGCCGGGGAGGCCGGCGAACTCCCCGCCGCGTCCAGCGGTTTCCTCGCCAAGGCCGCGCTCGTCACCGCCGCCCTGTCCGTGGCCGGGGCCCTGCTCGGGCTGGTCCGGGACCAGGCGCTGGCCCGGCTCTTCGGGGCGGGCAGCGACACCGACGCCTTCCTCGTCGCGTGGACCGTGCCCGAGTTCGCGGCCACGCTGCTGATCGAGGACGGGCTGGCGTTCGCCCTCGTCCCGGCGTTCAGCATGGCGCTGGCCCGCCGCTCGCAGGGCGCCCCCGGCGACCCGGTCCGGGCGCTCGTCGCCGGCACGCTGCCCCGGCTGTCGCTGGCGTTCGTCGCGGTCGGCGCGCTGCTCGTCGGCGCCGCCCCGCAGGTCGTCGACGTCCTCGCGCCCGGTCTCCCCGACCCTGCGCTCGCCGTCGACTGCGCCCGGCTCACCGCGACCTGCGCGGTGACCTTCGGTCTCGCCGGGTACTGCAGCGCTGCGCTGCGCGCCCACCGGCGGTACGTGGCGCCCGCGGCGATCTACGTCGCCTACAACGTGGGCATCGTCACCGGGATGTACGTGCTGGGCGGGCGTTGGGGTGTGCGGTCGGCGGCGGCCGGGGTGGCGGTGGGCGGGCTGCTGATGGTCCTCGTGCAGCTGCCCTCGCTGGTCGGTCAGCTCCGCAAGGGCCGGACGGCCGGGGAGGCGTCCCTCGGGCAGGAGGAGCCCCGGCCGCTGGACACCGCGCTGCTGGCGACCGTCCTGCTCTTCGCGCTGTGCCGGCAGTCGCAGACGCTCATCGAGCGCTTCCTCGCCTCACAGCTTCCGGCGGGGGCGATCTCGCACCTCAACTACGCGCAGAAGGTCGCGCAGATGCCGATGATCCTGTCGGTGATGGTGTGCACGGTGACCTTCCCGGTGGTGGCGCGGGCGCTGGCCGAGGGGGACGCCGAACGGGCCCGCAGCCGGGTGGAGCGGGATCTGGCACTGGCGTCGTGCATCGTGCTGCTGGGCACCGCCGCGGTCGTGGCGTGCGCCCCGCAGATCGTCGAACTGCTCTTCCAGCGCGGTGCGTTCACCGCCCGGGACACGGCGGCGACGGCCGGCGTCATGCGGGTGTACGCGCTCGGGCTGCTCGGCCAGACCCTGGTGGGCGTGCTGGTCCGCTCGTACTTCTCGGGGGGCCGCGGCTCCTGGTACCCGGTCGGCGCGATGGCCGGCGGGATCGTCGTGACGTCCTGGGTCGGCGCCTTGAGCATCGGTCCCTGGGGCGTGTACGGCATCGCCGTCGCCAACGCGACCGGCATCACCGTCACCGCCCTGCTGCTGCTGGCCGGCATGGGTCCGCGCAGCGTCCCGATCCGCGTCCGGGGCGTGCTGGGCGAGTTGAGCCGGCCGGTGCGGGCGGCGCTGGTGGCGACCCTCGCCGGGGCCCTCGCCGCCGCGCGCTTCGACGACCCGGTGCGGGGGCTCGGCGCCGGTGGCCTCGCCGTGACCGTCGTCTTCCTGCTGCTGGGCCGGGCCCTGGGCGCCCAGGGCGTCGTCTCCGCATTCCGTTCCGTACGTTCCGCGACCCGAAGGCTCTGCCATGGCCGCTCCTGA